The following coding sequences lie in one Methanothermobacter sp. MT-2 genomic window:
- a CDS encoding formate acetyltransferase 2, with protein MKESLINLLGKTPFSPYLKAYYTIYQRDRSAFLQTALRTKFIHSRKENMIERRVEQLEKVCKSARIYFTPGERFFYSIDTRLHVIEYPGYRRLGNLTVDYSMLLEKGLDGIEKIIDEKLKNKDDYLKCLKKSLEAVKFYRDRCIKESKELSSILGKVPLEPASSLEEALQSILFINSLLWMYGHHLIGLGRLDKILEPYYEDYDKSKELIKEFISSLSKYYKFKSNVLPGDTGQVIVLGGEYNELTRIFLEAMMELGLPDPKIVLRVNRNTPDDIWELSYKCLKKGLGYPLFSNDEVIIKSLQEYYDKTDAQDYSTSACWEPLIPGKSADQNNLANINLLKPLEHALNGFSGSFEELLEAYQESLNKYIDETIDAIESLKVEPSPLLSLFFPDSLENAKDIAHGGARYNINGMLTVGMGNLINSLLNIKRLCYDKKRIKPQEILNILKDNFKSYKSLRFELENKNLKYGMDEPEVIKLTNKIISMLHEKLRGKYKFGLSSPSYLTEGESTGASFDGRLAREPLGVNISPIKFTANMSYTEIFNFASKLNYSKAYNGGVVDIIIEKSLMDHIPQKFIGLIKTAIMKGVMQIQVNVLDPNVLLKALKNPELFPDLIVRVWGFSTYFKDLPREYREIIVKRALEYSKYGD; from the coding sequence ATGAAAGAATCCTTAATAAATCTTTTGGGAAAAACCCCATTTTCACCTTACCTTAAAGCATATTATACCATCTATCAAAGGGATAGGAGTGCATTTCTTCAAACCGCACTTAGAACCAAATTCATACATTCTCGAAAGGAAAACATGATAGAAAGAAGGGTGGAACAGCTCGAAAAAGTATGTAAAAGTGCCAGGATTTATTTCACTCCCGGTGAAAGGTTTTTTTATAGTATAGATACGCGTTTACATGTCATTGAATATCCAGGTTATAGGAGACTTGGAAACCTTACAGTCGACTATTCAATGCTCCTAGAAAAAGGACTAGATGGGATAGAAAAAATAATAGATGAAAAATTAAAGAATAAAGATGATTACCTCAAATGTCTTAAAAAGAGTCTTGAGGCCGTGAAATTTTATAGGGATAGGTGCATAAAAGAATCAAAAGAGCTTTCAAGTATCCTTGGAAAAGTTCCACTCGAACCTGCAAGTTCCCTTGAAGAGGCTCTACAATCAATACTATTCATAAACTCCCTACTCTGGATGTATGGGCATCACCTCATAGGCCTCGGTAGGCTTGATAAGATACTAGAACCATACTATGAAGATTATGATAAATCAAAAGAGCTTATAAAAGAATTCATAAGTTCATTATCCAAATATTACAAATTTAAGAGTAATGTCCTCCCAGGCGACACTGGACAGGTTATAGTCCTTGGTGGGGAATATAATGAACTTACACGCATATTCCTCGAGGCTATGATGGAGTTGGGACTTCCAGACCCCAAGATTGTACTGCGAGTAAACAGGAATACACCAGATGATATATGGGAGCTTAGTTACAAGTGCCTCAAGAAAGGTCTTGGATACCCTCTATTTTCTAATGATGAAGTCATTATAAAAAGTTTACAAGAATATTATGATAAAACAGACGCTCAGGATTATTCAACATCAGCTTGCTGGGAACCGCTAATACCTGGAAAATCCGCCGACCAGAACAATCTAGCGAATATAAACCTCCTAAAACCCTTAGAACATGCTCTTAATGGTTTCAGTGGCAGTTTTGAAGAACTCCTTGAAGCATACCAAGAATCACTCAACAAATACATCGATGAGACCATAGATGCCATAGAATCATTAAAAGTTGAACCATCCCCACTTTTATCACTATTTTTCCCCGACTCCCTAGAAAATGCTAAAGACATAGCACATGGCGGAGCACGCTACAATATCAACGGCATGCTCACTGTGGGCATGGGCAACCTCATCAATTCACTCCTCAACATAAAAAGATTATGCTATGACAAAAAAAGGATAAAACCCCAAGAAATACTCAATATACTCAAAGATAACTTCAAATCCTATAAAAGCCTAAGATTCGAACTTGAAAATAAAAACCTTAAATATGGGATGGACGAACCAGAGGTTATAAAACTTACAAACAAGATAATATCAATGTTACATGAAAAATTAAGAGGAAAATACAAGTTTGGTTTAAGCTCGCCAAGTTACCTTACAGAAGGCGAATCCACAGGAGCATCATTCGACGGCAGACTCGCAAGAGAACCTCTGGGAGTCAACATATCACCAATAAAATTCACAGCAAACATGTCATATACAGAAATATTCAACTTCGCCTCAAAACTTAACTACTCCAAAGCATACAATGGCGGAGTAGTCGATATCATAATAGAAAAATCATTAATGGATCACATACCCCAAAAATTCATAGGCCTTATTAAAACAGCCATCATGAAAGGTGTTATGCAAATCCAGGTTAACGTCCTCGACCCTAACGTACTCCTCAAAGCCCTTAAAAACCCTGAACTTTTCCCAGACCTCATAGTCCGTGTCTGGGGTTTCAGCACATACTTCAAAGACCTGCCCAGAGAATACCGTGAAATCATAGTTAAAAGAGCCCTCGAATATTCCAAATATGGTGATTAA
- a CDS encoding signal recognition particle 19 kDa protein, producing METIIWPAYLDAKKTKKEGRKIPRKHAIESPTLAEIKKAAERLKLKARIEADKSYPSSWWERSGRVIIEHNNLKKRELLFKISKMIKASRKK from the coding sequence ATGGAAACAATCATATGGCCAGCTTACCTAGACGCTAAAAAAACAAAAAAAGAAGGAAGAAAAATCCCCCGAAAGCATGCAATAGAATCTCCAACCTTAGCCGAGATCAAAAAGGCCGCTGAAAGACTAAAATTAAAAGCAAGAATAGAAGCTGATAAGTCATATCCAAGTTCATGGTGGGAGCGCAGCGGAAGAGTCATAATAGAACACAATAACCTGAAAAAAAGGGAATTATTATTCAAGATTAGTAAAATGATAAAAGCCTCCCGAAAAAAATGA
- a CDS encoding phosphoribosylaminoimidazole-succinocarboxamide synthase, whose translation MKIGKLLYTGKAKNIYESEHPEKVIIEFRDDITAGDGEKRDRIPMKGYYNSIISAKFFKVLESANIKTHYIKLIKPGYILARKLEIIPIEVIARNIATGSLTRRYPFQEGQEFEDPIIQMDYKSDEYGDPMLNDDIAIALGIATKRELEKMRKITLKVNRTLKEFLKEKGLLLPDFKLEFGRGSAGRLLVGDEISPDTCRLWDLQTRETLDKDLFRRDEGNIIEAYRRVASLILEEEDKKGWKLEDDLL comes from the coding sequence ATGAAAATTGGAAAGCTTCTCTACACTGGGAAGGCGAAGAACATATATGAGAGTGAACATCCAGAGAAGGTTATAATCGAATTCAGGGATGATATAACAGCTGGAGACGGTGAAAAACGTGACAGGATCCCAATGAAAGGATACTATAATTCTATAATATCTGCTAAATTCTTCAAGGTTCTTGAATCTGCCAATATAAAAACCCACTATATAAAGTTGATAAAACCGGGCTACATCCTCGCAAGGAAACTTGAAATAATACCCATAGAAGTTATAGCAAGAAACATAGCAACAGGAAGCCTCACAAGAAGATACCCCTTCCAGGAAGGCCAAGAATTCGAGGATCCTATAATACAAATGGATTATAAAAGCGATGAATATGGAGACCCCATGCTCAATGATGACATAGCCATAGCCCTGGGCATCGCAACCAAAAGAGAACTAGAAAAGATGAGAAAGATAACATTAAAGGTTAATAGGACCTTGAAGGAATTCCTCAAAGAAAAAGGCTTGCTATTGCCAGATTTTAAATTAGAATTTGGAAGAGGATCTGCTGGCAGATTACTTGTGGGTGATGAGATAAGCCCAGACACTTGCAGGTTATGGGATCTTCAAACCAGAGAGACATTGGATAAGGATCTTTTCAGACGCGATGAAGGAAACATTATAGAAGCTTATAGGAGAGTCGCATCCCTAATACTCGAAGAAGAAGACAAAAAAGGATGGAAACTAGAGGATGATCTATTATGA
- a CDS encoding phosphoribosylformylglycinamidine synthase — translation MKFNIEVRIRLKKGMLNPEAATIQRALALLGYEVEDTDTIDIITFKMEEDNIKRVEEEVEDMCQRLLCNPVIHDYEIKINPEDQI, via the coding sequence ATGAAATTCAATATAGAAGTCAGGATAAGATTAAAAAAGGGCATGTTAAACCCTGAGGCGGCCACAATACAAAGAGCCTTGGCATTACTCGGCTATGAGGTTGAAGATACCGACACCATAGATATCATAACCTTTAAGATGGAAGAGGATAACATTAAAAGGGTTGAAGAGGAAGTTGAGGATATGTGCCAGCGCCTACTCTGCAACCCTGTGATACACGACTATGAAATTAAAATAAACCCCGAGGATCAAATATGA
- a CDS encoding glutamine--fructose-6-phosphate aminotransferase [isomerizing], whose translation MIMCGIAACILNNEKAAPILWECVKRLEYRGYDSVGIATLDSKIILEKNKGKIVEFEEKLDLSKFHGNMGIGHVRWATHGPPTKENAHPHLDCEGKIALVHNGIIENYMELKEELKREGHKFTSETDTEVIAHLIEKYKKEGNNLEEAVKKALKRLKGSYAIAVMSSEEPDKIIGARKESPLILAKGKKGYFLASDIPAVLEHAKNVIFLDDNEMAIINSKEHQIKDLEGNIKKKKFKYIEWTIEMAEKGGYDHFMIKEIHEQPQVLRDTLREIKEVKRVAEEIGEVKRICFVACGTSYHAALVGKYLFESILHIPTDAIIASEFQYTANALDEETLIIFITQSGETADTLNALRAANKKSKTLAIVNVLGSTATREADHVIYTRAGPEIGVAATKTYISQLACIYMLAATIGQKPWIIENLKKLPEEMEKILEKEKQIKDMARIYKNESDFLFIGRGFSYPTALEGALKLKEITYIHAEAYASGELKHGPIALIEPGLPLVAIAPPPIPLKTAKDMKDEEKFRNSHTLTLSNVKEVKSRGAEVIGLGAENDKEFKKNADDYIAFNQDIREEISPLLYIIPLQLLAYHISVMRGEDPDHPRNLAKCVTVT comes from the coding sequence ATGATAATGTGCGGTATAGCTGCTTGCATACTTAACAATGAAAAAGCCGCCCCAATATTATGGGAGTGTGTTAAAAGATTAGAATATAGAGGTTATGATTCTGTTGGCATAGCAACACTTGACTCAAAAATAATACTCGAGAAAAACAAAGGCAAAATAGTAGAATTTGAGGAAAAACTAGACCTCTCTAAGTTTCATGGTAATATGGGTATTGGACATGTGCGCTGGGCAACACACGGCCCCCCAACAAAAGAAAATGCACACCCACACCTAGACTGTGAAGGAAAAATAGCACTAGTCCACAATGGGATAATCGAAAACTACATGGAACTAAAAGAGGAACTTAAAAGGGAAGGGCACAAATTCACATCAGAAACAGACACAGAAGTCATAGCACACTTAATAGAAAAATATAAAAAGGAAGGAAACAACCTCGAAGAAGCGGTTAAAAAAGCGCTAAAACGCTTAAAAGGATCATATGCAATAGCAGTGATGTCATCAGAAGAACCAGATAAGATCATAGGCGCCAGAAAAGAAAGCCCACTCATATTAGCAAAAGGCAAAAAAGGATACTTCCTAGCATCAGACATCCCAGCCGTACTAGAACATGCAAAAAATGTCATATTCCTAGACGATAATGAAATGGCCATAATCAACAGCAAAGAACATCAAATAAAAGACCTAGAGGGCAACATAAAAAAGAAAAAATTCAAATACATCGAATGGACCATCGAAATGGCCGAAAAAGGTGGATACGACCACTTCATGATAAAAGAGATACACGAACAGCCACAAGTTTTAAGAGACACCCTCAGAGAAATCAAAGAAGTGAAAAGAGTCGCGGAGGAAATAGGTGAAGTGAAAAGAATATGCTTCGTTGCCTGCGGAACATCATACCACGCAGCCCTAGTCGGCAAATACCTATTCGAAAGCATCCTACACATACCCACAGATGCCATAATAGCAAGCGAATTCCAATACACTGCAAATGCACTCGATGAAGAAACACTCATAATATTCATAACACAATCAGGCGAAACCGCAGACACACTCAACGCCTTAAGAGCCGCTAATAAAAAATCAAAAACCCTCGCAATAGTAAACGTCCTAGGAAGCACAGCCACAAGAGAGGCAGACCACGTAATATACACCCGGGCAGGCCCAGAAATCGGCGTCGCAGCAACAAAAACCTATATAAGCCAACTAGCTTGTATATACATGCTAGCAGCCACCATAGGCCAAAAACCTTGGATCATAGAAAACTTGAAAAAACTCCCCGAGGAAATGGAAAAAATACTAGAAAAAGAAAAACAAATAAAAGACATGGCAAGAATCTACAAAAACGAATCAGACTTCCTATTCATAGGACGCGGGTTCTCATACCCAACAGCACTCGAAGGAGCCCTAAAACTCAAAGAAATCACATACATACATGCTGAAGCTTACGCATCAGGAGAACTAAAACACGGCCCCATAGCACTAATAGAACCAGGATTGCCATTAGTCGCCATAGCACCCCCACCCATACCACTAAAAACAGCAAAAGACATGAAAGATGAGGAAAAATTCCGCAACTCACACACCTTAACCCTAAGCAATGTCAAAGAAGTTAAATCAAGAGGGGCTGAAGTCATAGGCCTCGGAGCAGAAAACGACAAAGAATTCAAAAAGAATGCAGACGACTACATAGCATTCAACCAAGATATAAGAGAAGAAATATCACCACTACTCTACATCATACCATTACAACTCCTAGCCTACCATATCAGTGTAATGAGAGGCGAAGACCCAGACCATC
- a CDS encoding predicted transcriptional regulator — MRAFKKKGELTRFQILAEIAENQPHIRQRDIAEKLGITVQAVSENIKTLTDQGYLEPGDGRSYYKLTKKGIEKLKGEAITLRKYADSVLETMSTYKSTWPAIAKEDLKRGEEVEIFMENGILYAKKRKDGQAHGKVLHDAKKGEDVALTELSGLINLKKGKVTILVLPRINEGGSRAANLQKIKKIYEQDYDKVGVMGTVARAVADKLNLRVDFEFATPEATLAAAKRGLNVLVLAVGRMSKSIARKLEEENIEYKMENVVEESST; from the coding sequence ATGAGGGCATTCAAAAAGAAAGGAGAACTGACAAGATTCCAGATACTCGCCGAGATAGCGGAAAACCAACCACACATAAGACAAAGAGACATTGCCGAGAAATTGGGCATAACAGTACAAGCGGTCTCAGAAAACATAAAAACACTCACAGACCAAGGCTACCTAGAACCCGGAGACGGAAGATCATACTACAAACTAACAAAAAAGGGAATAGAAAAACTAAAAGGGGAAGCCATAACACTGCGAAAATATGCCGATAGCGTGCTAGAGACAATGAGCACCTACAAGTCAACATGGCCAGCCATAGCAAAAGAAGACCTCAAAAGGGGTGAAGAAGTCGAAATATTCATGGAAAACGGGATACTATACGCGAAAAAAAGAAAAGACGGCCAAGCCCACGGAAAAGTCCTACACGATGCCAAAAAAGGAGAAGACGTGGCTCTAACAGAACTCAGCGGACTAATAAACCTCAAAAAAGGCAAAGTAACCATACTAGTACTCCCAAGGATAAACGAGGGAGGATCCAGAGCCGCCAACCTCCAAAAAATAAAAAAGATATACGAGCAAGATTATGACAAGGTTGGTGTAATGGGGACAGTGGCAAGGGCAGTAGCCGACAAACTAAATTTAAGAGTCGATTTTGAATTCGCAACACCAGAAGCAACCCTAGCCGCGGCCAAGAGAGGCCTAAACGTTCTAGTATTAGCTGTGGGTAGGATGAGTAAAAGCATAGCAAGAAAACTTGAAGAAGAAAACATAGAATACAAGATGGAAAATGTGGTTGAAGAATCATCAACTTAA
- a CDS encoding uroporphyrinogen-III methyltransferase has protein sequence MVVYLVGAGPGDPELITIKAQKALKKADVIIYDRLINKEILEYAREDAKLIYVGKRAGKHSKSQEEINNIIVGEARKNKTVVRLKGGDPFIFGRGGEELLALKSHGIKTKVIPGITSAIGVPTAAGLPITHRGIATSFTIVTGHEDPTKEKKQVHWDYKADTLIILMGVGNLKENTRELMRYRPADTPVCAIENGTTEKERITFATLEDISTKDIKPPAIIIIGHIVNLYKKLIEEDP, from the coding sequence ATGGTAGTATATCTTGTGGGGGCCGGGCCAGGAGACCCTGAACTCATCACAATAAAAGCACAAAAGGCTTTGAAAAAAGCCGACGTCATAATATACGATCGTTTAATCAACAAAGAAATCCTGGAATATGCACGAGAAGACGCCAAACTCATCTACGTAGGTAAAAGGGCTGGGAAACATTCTAAAAGCCAGGAAGAAATAAACAATATAATAGTGGGAGAAGCCAGGAAAAACAAGACAGTAGTCAGGCTAAAAGGGGGAGATCCATTCATATTCGGCCGAGGAGGGGAAGAATTACTAGCACTAAAATCCCATGGAATAAAAACAAAGGTAATACCAGGTATAACATCTGCCATAGGCGTGCCTACAGCAGCAGGCCTACCCATAACCCATAGGGGCATAGCAACATCATTCACCATAGTAACAGGCCACGAGGATCCCACAAAAGAGAAAAAACAAGTACACTGGGATTACAAGGCAGACACCCTAATCATACTAATGGGGGTAGGCAACCTCAAAGAGAATACAAGGGAATTAATGAGGTATCGTCCAGCAGACACACCAGTCTGCGCCATAGAAAATGGCACAACAGAAAAAGAAAGGATAACATTCGCAACACTAGAAGACATATCAACAAAGGATATAAAACCCCCTGCAATCATCATCATAGGACACATAGTAAACCTATACAAAAAACTAATAGAAGAGGATCCATAA
- a CDS encoding uroporphyrinogen-III synthase translates to MDLKGKVIAVTRPEERCGEAIKLIEKAGGKPYIAPTLQIHTPPTKTLKRLCENLKKFDWIIFTSPAAIKSIKKHCEKIPRPDCKIAVIGPKTQKELETLGLKADVIPSEYTAEGLLKALSSHDMKNKNVAIPRTLAARNVLPEGLKKMGANVYIAEAYKSTKPKNDRIQRLIEKILKEEIDAITFTSPLTVENLLTTRKDKKDNLIKKLSNGKIIVAAIGPITAAKLEEYGIKAITPKNYTIKDMLIKLFHELSED, encoded by the coding sequence ATGGACCTGAAAGGCAAAGTAATAGCCGTCACAAGACCAGAAGAAAGATGCGGAGAAGCCATAAAACTCATAGAAAAAGCAGGTGGAAAACCATACATCGCACCCACACTCCAAATCCACACACCCCCAACAAAAACCCTAAAAAGATTATGTGAAAACCTCAAAAAATTCGACTGGATAATATTCACATCACCAGCAGCCATAAAATCCATAAAAAAACACTGCGAAAAAATACCCAGACCAGACTGTAAAATCGCGGTCATAGGCCCAAAAACCCAAAAGGAACTCGAAACATTAGGATTAAAAGCCGATGTCATACCATCAGAATACACTGCAGAGGGTCTACTAAAGGCACTATCATCCCATGATATGAAAAACAAGAACGTGGCCATACCAAGGACGCTCGCAGCCAGAAATGTGCTACCAGAAGGACTGAAAAAGATGGGGGCCAATGTTTATATAGCAGAAGCCTACAAATCCACCAAACCCAAAAATGATAGGATACAGAGGCTTATAGAAAAAATACTAAAAGAGGAGATAGACGCTATAACATTCACAAGTCCACTAACGGTGGAAAACCTCCTCACAACAAGAAAGGACAAAAAAGATAACCTGATAAAAAAACTATCCAATGGAAAGATAATAGTAGCCGCCATAGGCCCCATAACCGCGGCAAAACTCGAAGAATATGGTATAAAAGCCATAACACCCAAAAATTACACCATAAAAGACATGCTAATAAAATTATTCCATGAACTCTCAGAGGATTAA
- a CDS encoding phosphoesterase DHHA1, translating into MKTPPRLDKGLLKAKRLLESSEDIKVYSHRDCDGITAGAIISTLLERLGKEHEVEFINLNQVENIKIENELTIFTDMGSGQRIEEISTSNSKIIVLDHHPPLPRKNMKGELLELNPMKYGIDGSTQISGGGMAYLLSKKFNYHDLSWMGVLSAIGDLQNSLTGKLVGLNSQILEDSVSIGQIDILEDLSIYGRQTRPLFIALSYFSDVNLPITNNKTECILLLKKLGIPYKEDERYRRLCDLTMEEKRKLFSELVKMLSREVPPKYVKYIPQIISGEAYDLKREEKYTPLRDLAEFSTAINACSRNNDIKLALRILKGERGPALDELESVSRAHRRYLAEKVELIKTQELLKQKQNLQYFKTTEIRDNVIGTIAGMILSYGDWRKPIIGLATKEHGTKVSLRCSRLLALDGIHFGSIISKIAEKVGGSGGGHAMACGAYIPHGTENKFLELLDNSLKGKIG; encoded by the coding sequence ATGAAAACACCCCCAAGACTTGATAAAGGCCTCCTAAAAGCAAAAAGGCTCTTAGAATCTTCAGAGGATATTAAAGTTTATAGTCATCGCGACTGTGACGGTATAACAGCAGGGGCTATCATTTCAACACTACTTGAGAGACTTGGAAAGGAACACGAAGTTGAATTCATAAACCTCAACCAAGTCGAAAACATCAAAATAGAAAACGAACTCACAATATTCACAGACATGGGCTCAGGCCAACGCATAGAAGAAATCTCAACATCCAATTCAAAGATCATAGTCTTGGATCATCACCCACCACTACCAAGAAAAAACATGAAAGGAGAATTACTAGAATTAAATCCAATGAAATATGGGATAGACGGGTCAACACAGATTTCAGGGGGTGGCATGGCATACCTACTCTCAAAAAAATTCAACTACCATGACCTAAGCTGGATGGGAGTACTATCTGCCATAGGAGACCTTCAAAATTCATTAACCGGAAAACTAGTAGGACTCAACAGCCAAATATTAGAAGATAGCGTATCAATAGGACAAATAGACATCCTAGAAGATCTATCAATCTATGGCAGGCAAACAAGACCACTATTCATAGCACTATCCTATTTCAGTGATGTTAACCTGCCAATAACCAATAACAAGACAGAATGCATCCTCCTATTAAAAAAATTAGGCATACCATACAAAGAAGATGAAAGATACCGGCGACTCTGCGACCTAACCATGGAAGAAAAAAGAAAACTCTTCTCAGAACTCGTCAAAATGCTCTCAAGAGAAGTACCCCCAAAATATGTTAAGTACATCCCACAAATAATATCAGGGGAAGCCTACGACCTCAAAAGAGAAGAAAAATACACACCACTCCGAGACCTCGCAGAATTCTCAACAGCCATAAACGCCTGCAGCAGAAACAACGACATAAAACTAGCCCTCAGAATACTGAAAGGAGAAAGAGGCCCGGCCCTAGACGAACTAGAAAGCGTATCAAGAGCACATAGAAGATACCTAGCAGAAAAAGTAGAACTAATAAAAACCCAGGAACTACTAAAACAAAAACAAAACCTACAATACTTCAAAACCACAGAAATAAGAGACAACGTGATAGGCACCATAGCAGGCATGATACTAAGCTACGGAGACTGGAGAAAACCCATAATAGGCCTCGCAACCAAAGAACATGGCACAAAAGTTTCACTACGATGCTCAAGACTCTTAGCATTAGACGGCATACACTTCGGATCCATAATAAGCAAAATAGCAGAAAAAGTTGGCGGCAGCGGAGGCGGCCATGCAATGGCCTGCGGAGCCTACATACCCCACGGAACCGAAAACAAATTCCTAGAATTGTTAGACAATAGCCTCAAAGGCAAAATAGGGTGA
- a CDS encoding O-antigen transporter produces MRYISILRILSSLIYTALIFLIVRGPNDYLYVPLINSIGFIIVGVYSQHVVRREFKVKFVMPTLEDVKRQLVEGWHLFISMLAVSLYTTSNRFILGLLVNNTTLGYYAVAEDITRALQGLISPIGQAIYPYFSRIQVEDRERAKMELKKMVIIIGIVTFIFSILLVFAAPLIVRLLAGPLYMESIPLLQVLVFIIFAIGVNNILGIQGLVSFGYKEKFTRIVLFAGIVHLGLLIGLVLVVGSLGAAIAVVATEIFIGIIEYIILKRMGVL; encoded by the coding sequence ATGAGATACATTAGCATCCTGCGGATTTTAAGCTCGCTAATCTACACTGCGCTCATATTCCTTATTGTGAGAGGCCCCAACGACTATCTTTATGTGCCCCTTATAAATTCTATAGGTTTTATAATTGTGGGAGTCTACAGTCAACATGTAGTAAGAAGAGAGTTTAAAGTTAAATTTGTGATGCCTACACTCGAGGACGTTAAAAGGCAACTTGTCGAGGGATGGCACCTATTCATATCAATGCTTGCAGTAAGCCTTTACACAACATCAAACAGATTCATACTAGGCCTACTCGTCAATAATACTACATTAGGGTATTATGCCGTGGCAGAGGACATAACAAGAGCCCTGCAAGGCCTAATATCCCCTATTGGCCAGGCCATATACCCTTATTTTTCAAGGATACAAGTGGAGGATCGTGAACGTGCCAAGATGGAACTGAAAAAGATGGTTATCATAATAGGCATAGTAACGTTCATATTTTCTATTCTCTTGGTATTTGCCGCGCCACTCATAGTAAGGCTACTCGCCGGTCCATTGTATATGGAGAGCATTCCTCTACTCCAAGTGCTGGTATTTATTATTTTTGCTATAGGAGTGAATAATATTCTTGGTATTCAGGGTCTTGTCTCCTTTGGTTATAAAGAAAAGTTTACGAGGATAGTTCTTTTTGCAGGGATAGTGCATCTTGGACTACTTATAGGCCTTGTCCTTGTTGTGGGGTCTTTAGGCGCGGCTATTGCAGTTGTTGCAACGGAAATATTTATTGGGATCATAGAATATATCATACTTAAAAGGATGGGAGTGTTATGA
- a CDS encoding phosphoribosylformylglycinamidine synthase — MRVGVIRFPGSNCDRDVYHVLKLAGAEPEYIWWDQEDLSHFDAVIIPGGFSYGDYLRAGAIAAITPVMESVKSLIKDEKPILGICNGAQILAEVGLVPGVFTVNQYPKFNCKWTKLKVKTTRTPFTSLYRKDEIIRMPIAHAEGRYYTENLQRLWDNDQVVLQFHSENPNGSLDRITGVCDESGLVCAVMPHPERASETILGSADGIKFFKGIIEYISRC, encoded by the coding sequence ATGAGGGTTGGAGTTATAAGATTCCCAGGTTCCAACTGCGACAGGGACGTTTATCACGTCCTCAAACTCGCAGGAGCCGAACCAGAATACATATGGTGGGATCAAGAGGATCTAAGCCACTTTGACGCGGTCATAATCCCGGGTGGGTTCTCATATGGAGACTATCTCAGGGCCGGGGCGATAGCAGCCATAACACCAGTCATGGAATCTGTTAAATCATTAATAAAAGATGAAAAACCAATACTCGGCATATGTAATGGCGCCCAGATACTAGCAGAAGTCGGCCTAGTACCAGGAGTCTTCACAGTTAACCAATACCCAAAATTCAATTGCAAATGGACAAAACTAAAAGTCAAAACTACTAGAACGCCATTCACTTCACTTTATAGGAAGGATGAGATTATAAGGATGCCCATCGCCCATGCCGAGGGAAGATATTACACTGAAAACCTTCAAAGACTCTGGGATAATGACCAGGTAGTTTTACAATTCCATTCAGAAAACCCAAACGGATCCCTAGATAGGATAACTGGAGTGTGCGACGAGTCAGGGCTCGTATGTGCAGTTATGCCACACCCAGAAAGGGCATCCGAAACCATACTAGGATCCGCAGATGGAATAAAATTTTTCAAGGGCATAATAGAATACATTAGTAGGTGTTAA